TAGTTGTTTCTTGTAACTGAATCTTCATTGTTACATAATTGAGAAGATTTGTCAATATCAGAATCAGATGCCTCCGTCCTGTTGACGAGAGGTTGTAAACATGTAGCCTCCAACTCCTTATTGATGGCAGAGTTAGTTTCGTCGTCAAGAACGCCAGTTTGATCCCATAATAtgtgaataaatttattataactTTAACAATTTTGTAATAAGTAATATAGCTACAATATGATGAAGATATTGCGTTTGGTTGATGCTACTTCTACTCATGAATGGGCTTGCATCTACCAATAAGAAAACTATATGCTTTTTGAGTGAACACGTTCTTGTTATTCACTATACAGTGTCAGAGTGAAAATTACGAATGCAGTATATTCATTATGATTCGCGTGTAGCTTATAACGTTGAGTGGACAGAAGGTGATGAAAAACAGATTGTTTATTTATCGAGCATACGCAACAGTCATTGTGTATTTGTGTTATTTATTAAGTGTCACTATTAGACAGATTCCAACAAAGATCAAGCCTCACTTTTAATCTTATTGATTGCTACACAAATGAATTATCGTTTGGAACAGAGAATATAGCTTCTGGAATAACAAATCAAACCTCACAATATGGTGCGACCATAACCACGATCACAGTGCCTGCTGCAATCACGGCGATGGTCTCGATGATACAAACTCCTCTTGCCTACAGCTTATATCAAAAGATTGATCTAGCAAATGTTGAATGCCTCAATGAGAAGGTGGATGGAAGTGGAGTGAATGTGTTTAAATCATGGTCTGAACGTCTAAATAGGGAAGAATGTGTTGAAAGTGACTGCGATGCTGAATTGATATTTAATATACCATTTACAGGTGATGTAAAACTCAAAGGAATAGttattatcagtgatgaagaacTCTCACGAGTGAAACTGTTCAAAAGTAAGATGAGGATGTCATTTGATGATGTCTCTGGAGAGGCAGATCAAGAGTTTGCCGTCATACATGACCCCCAAGGAACAGTTGAATATCCCATCAAGCCAACGAAGTTTTTAATGTCCATCATTTGACCATCCATGTTGTTAATAAAAATAAGGAAGACGACGATAAACATGCCGAATTTATTACATTGGCATAAGGGAGAATTCACACAGGTGAATAGGGATGGTATTGTGATTGCCAATTATGAGATAAGGCCTACTGAGGGTGTAACAGAAGAATTGATCAAGAATTCTCGAGAAATTCAGTAACTTGATGCAGTTGAATCACATAGAGATGTCTATCCAAGATAAAAGTGGTCTCAGTTAAGCAATGCCTTAACTATAAAGCAAGATAGTAAATAACTACTCAAATAAACAAACTTCAAATTCTAAAACTACATCCATCTTGATGCAATCTCGCTCAGCTCTTTCATCCAATCGTTCAAAGTTGAACGTGACTACGTACACGTCTGGACAGGTTTTTTGTTATGGGAGAAGAGGTTACGACATGTGAAGAGGGAATTCGCTTATGAGTTGAAGATGAGCGATGTTTAGAGATAAGAATCACAaaatggttgaatgaaggaaagTGTTCCATCTACGAGCTTCACGATTATCTTTTGTAAGAATCCCGCCGTCTCGATCGGAAGTTAacaatcaagatgtccaagagaaAACTTCTGAAAGCAAATCTCTCCATACTGGTTGTAttccttcttcttgttggaattgaGGCTGGTGTAATCAAAGACCTGTACAATAAAATCGCTCGTTTCTAACAGTAGTAGTAAATCAGAGGATTTGGTCGAACAGTCCGCCCCAATATGCGGCCATAGCTTATTCTCAAGTTTAAACAAAGAATCTCTGTCGCCAGAGGTTATTTTCATCACAAACCGTGGAAGTAGGAGCGAGTTTGTCGAGCACTCCAACCAAAACAAAGAGCATGAGAGCACGGGTGGACTAATCATAGAGACCGTGATGAGGGTCGAGAGAGCGAGAGCAGAAGGTTTAGGTCAGAACCGTAACCTAAACGAGGTAGCGCGTGAATACAGGTTCAACGCGGAAAATGTAACTCTGCAGATCTTGAAAGGTACGGTTTCAATCCAGATGCGCCAGTCACCTTTCTGATGCACGGTTTCACTAGCGGCTACCCGTTGCAAGCTTGGATTTCAAGCAATTGTAGAAGCCTACACTATCAATAGAGAATCAAACGATCACTCTAATGGAAAGCACAGGCATTCAGGGGAATCTTACGGAGCCCGAGCATGGTGACTGATAGAAGTTTATGGCTCACGTAACAAGACAAATAGAAGAACGAGTAATCAAAATGATCGACGCCCAATTAGTGGTAAACAACTAAGGCATAACTTGTTTATAGTAAACTGAATTATGCCGCTCGTGGTATAGTCTATCCGAGAGCTGTTGCTAATATTCCTATCGTGGCCTCTTATGTCACTAGATTCATCAATGAGAAGATACTTGATGAGGCTCGAGTTGATCCACGGCTTGGTGCAACTCATCGGTCACTCGTTGGGCGCTCATTTGGCCGGCTTCATTGGCAAAAATACAAAATCCAAATTGGGTAGAATTTATGGCCTTGATCCAGCCGGCCCATGTTTTGGTGCCATTACTGGTTCGCTATATCCATCGAGCAAGCGACTAGCTCCAAGCGACGCCGAAGAAGTAGTCACAATTCACACCAATACAGCTCTGCTGGGTATAGACAAGCCGTTAGGCCGTCAATCGGTATTTGTAGAGGGTGGATCTGTGCAGCCTGGTTGCAAAGGTGGTGGAGTATTCAAGAGCATAAGCGCTCTAACTTGGGACGGCGGCGATTTCGACACAATTGCTTGTTCGCATTCAAGAGCACCGAATTTGCTCACCTATCAACACGATCAAACTGAGTCAGATGACGACTGCCAGTtggttgcttaggaatgtgaggATTGGGACTCGTTCTTAGCTGGCCCACTGCGGAAACTGTCGCTCAGGTTGATAACCATTCTCATATGGGCAAGTCGGAAATGAATCATGAGTCATCAAACAAAGAAACAAGGAACACTCGCTAAAGCCCGTCGAATGGCATAAGGATTGGGCTAGATTGGCAATATCCAACAAAGCAGACAAGTACAGTTGACTCCGTCTTCAATAATCAACGAGATGTGGATGGCAGCGACCCAACTACAAGCCAATATGATAAATACGCCAGCAGTCATTCTCAGTACGACCAAAGCTACAATATCGGTCAGCAAAGAGAGCTCGCCGTCGAGAAGAACGACTGATCATCAATTGACGTCCAGTTATTACAATTGTGATGACGACCAGGGCTCGGATTCTGGTGACAGGAACACCTCGACCATGCGACCCCCACAAAAATAACTCATCGCAAGAGAGAAATCGTAGGGCGAGCTTGAACTCAAGTGAGCCGACAGCACGAAAACAAGAGGACGAGTCTGTCCGAGCCAAATTAATGTTTCTGAGAACCGGCGATACGCAACCATATTGCGCTTATCACTATCAGGTAATTTGAATTGAACGAGCCATTTGGGGCCAAGAAGCCGCACATGTCACTGTTACTTCAGGACTCTGAAACGGATAATGAACAAAGAAGACCTTCGTCTTCGAGCTTGTCACTTGAACGAAGAGGACGAAATTCGCTCTCAAGTGATGATTTTGGCAACAGTTGGACGATAATACTTACACCCACTTGCTGACTGGCAacaaaaaacttcaaaaaattgaTCATGGCACCATATTAGTTCGCGATGGACTACCGAACGGTTACAAAATCTTGAAAAGTTTACAGATCAATTATATGAGCCACTCAGATCCAAAATTTCGCCAGCGATTGTCGTCGCGACTCTGTCTAGCTAAAACAGATATAAATACCGGCCAGGGCAGAGAAGAGCAGGAGGGCAACAGGTTCTACTTTAAGCCTTGTGCCGAAAAGTTCACTTCAAGCAGCCAAACAGAACGCCGGACGAGTCGAAGATGCTGGCCCTAAATGATTACTATAACTCGTTGTAAGAGGTTCTTTCGCTACCTAGTTGGTTCGAATGAATGAAATCTGCTGAGAGCCTGTTTTTGTCTCACTGCTTCTTTGTCGTTGTTGTCCAAGCGCGTTGAGATTATTAGTTTCTTGAACAACATTATGTGCACGCTCACATTCAAAAAACAAACTAGAAAATAAAATATCCGTTCTTGAATATCATCATTTTAAATTAGATATCACTATGAAAAACAGGTCCAAGAATCGATCCCAAAAAGTTGTGATCGAACCGAAGTACATCCCGATGAGTCGACAGAAAATATATCCAAGGAAAATGATGTTTCCGAGATCAAGTTTAATGATTCCGACAGCTCAGCAAATAGAGTCTTCCGCTCTCGGGTGATTTTCCCTTCATCAGAACAAAGCGATTCTAAATCGGTCACTACCAACACCTCAAGCAAGATACCAGGGCAGTTCCTCCACCAATGAATTTGTACCCGTAACTTTGGAGTCTATTCAACATGTTCAGAGCGAGATAAAGCGACTTTTTTCAGACTCGCGCCTTGTGTTAATCGTGTTTAACGAATGCTTTACTAAGCCCGATCTCACTTTTAATATGATCAAAGGTTTATTGGAACCTGTCGTTGGTCAGCTTGATTCCAATTGTGTACTCCTCAAAATCAAATCTGAGCAAGGCTCATGCCAAATATTGCCGAAACTTACGTTAGTGATTTCAAGATTTGAATCAAGCTTATGTTATCTGTCCCAAAGCAACATGCGAAGAAGAAGTGGCACGAAAAGCTAGTGAGAGAAACATTTTATACGGTGTAATGACATTCGGTTGTGTTTTTAATAGTCTCCAAAATGGAACATGTTTCGTCAAGAAAGAAACTCTAATTACTAATGGTGCCCCTGCGCCAAATTTGAAGCGAACAATCAAGCAACAAACAATCGACAAAGGTAAGAGGTTAAAGCTCTGTTACAATATACATACAAAGTAGTAAACTAGCGAGAGGTTTTGATAGAATTCTGACTAACAACAAAATTAGCTCAAGATATAATCATACTAGAAGGTAGCATCCAAAAACGGCCTCAAGCAATAAGAGTAGCAAAACTACCGCTAATGCAGATAGGAAACCATACTAGAGCTAGTAAACAAAAAGGTCCAAATAAAGATATTCGCGACAGGCAATCAAACAAAAATTCGAGACTTTGTTAGCGAAATCTTTCCAAAGCTAACTACCTTGGGTGATTTAGTACTAAGAATTGATCATCTGCCAAGTCAAACATCAATGGATTCATTGAACATAATACTGGGCTGTCATACACTGGAACGCGATCAAGTGATCGCCGCAAAGAGACGAGAAAAAGATTTAGATGTCATAGATCTCCATATTATCTGTCGATCTGATAGTAACGAAAAGAGAAATATACTAAAACTGCACAATCAGGACATTGCTGATAAAATTAAGTTACAAGTAAAGATAACAACCTTCAAGGAGTTAGAATCATACTTATTCAGAAACTATGATAGAATTCTCAAACTAGAAATCGGGACGGACATTACCTCTTAAAGTTATCGGTTACAGCAATAAAAATCGGTTAACATGAACCAGCAGATATGAACTCGTTGAATCTTTGTTTACAtaacattttcatttttttttcttttatcttttatctttcttataaatAAAAACATTCTTATAATCCCCATAAATAATATAAGATTTAAATCCCCTTTGAGGAAGGGTTTCACTGAAAGGGGTACCATTACGTAATGACCTCTGTTGTTACTGCCGGATTTTCAGCGCTGTACGCTCTTTTTTTGAACACGGGTCAATCATGAGGGTTGAAGGATGTCGGCGACAAGCCGCGATAGATAGCTGGTGCCCAATATTTTATAATCCGGTTGTTGTTAACGCAATATGAAAGAAGAAGGTGGTCTGCCACAATTGAGCTGACAGATGATGAGAGGCGCAAATTAGATTGCTCACCAGTCTTCAATGACTATGAACGAGGCAACTTAGGACAAAAACTCGAAGAAAAATTGGGATTTATTTTACAAACGTAATGGCGACCGATTTTTCAAGAACCGATATTGGACGAAATATGAATTTCAAGAGCTCAACCGGCTTTCTTAAGACGGCGGCAAGCTGGAACGATTCGTTAGTACCTGTTTCGCCTTCTTTTTCCAGCCATCGAGCGAGCTAGTAGCGCTTTTGCGCTAATTATGCTAGTCTAGCCCCGAAAGTGGTCGTCGCCTGGAAGTTGATTGGAAGTTGTTGAGCTCCGGCTTGGCGTCCTCGCTTGATCCTCCGGCCGGTCACGCATTGTGGTGCGGGCGTGGTCGGGCCAACAAAGGTTACGGACTTTGGTGGAGTCTTGGACAGTTTAGTGAAAAGTGCTCTACGATCAGCAGAGATCTTCGGGACAAGTTGCTAGTCAAATCATTGTCGATGAGGTATCCCTACCTGAATGTCCTTATTTTAGGATTTCAAAATGTAGATCTAGGCTTAAAAAAATACTCGCCGTTGGTGTTCAACAATCTTTTTTCAGGCTCCACCAAAATCTTTCTACTTCAGTACCTTTAGTAAACTCACAGTCAACAGAGAAACTCGAAATACATTCCAATAGTGACTAGTAAATCCAGTTCAAAAAAATAAAGCTTCCACCGCAACTCTGACATGTCCCAATAGTCGGATAACTATTATACGCACTGTACCAACCATAAATCGAGCTCAACGCAATATCGATTGATTAATATGCGTTATCTCAATATATTGAGCCAACGAGTTCGCCAACTGGCGCCTCCCACATTAGTCAGTGCTCGTTGAAACTAACGACGGCCGCAGTTAAGTTGGATATTTCTGCACCTGTTCCTCTCGTTGGGTGGACATGGATGCACACACTGGTAGTAGCAGTTATGTGCCGCTTGCACAACAACTCCTGAGCCTGTGAGCCTCTCGTTCGCTTAGCTGGCCCTTCCAGTTCGTGGACAAATCAAAATTGATTGCCGCTGCAAATGGTTCCAAGCTAAGCCCGACTGGCCTCAGTCCCAATCGGATTGGGGGACTCGCAATTTGGTGCCACAATTAGGCTGACCAGTAAGCCTCGCTAACGCTTGAcgttcactctctctctctctctctctctctctctctctctctctctctctcgctctctcccctctttctctctccctcgaGCAGTAGCAGGAGCAGAGGCGACGTTCTCGTCGCGTCGGTGCTCAAGTGAGTTATGTACCGTTAGAAAAGAGAGACATTCGAGAGCGCTCGATTGATGAGCGCTGCAGTTGTTGTCGATACTTTTCCTAGCCAAAAGATAGGCAGCCAGATTCCAACATGGTCGAGTTATGTTGGTCTACCTAAAATGGGCCTTCGTTACACTGATCAATCGGTAGAGAAGG
This portion of the Cryptomeria japonica unplaced genomic scaffold, Sugi_1.0 HiC_scaffold_753, whole genome shotgun sequence genome encodes:
- the LOC131872747 gene encoding uncharacterized protein LOC131872747, translated to MQYIHYDSRVAYNVEWTEENIASGITNQTSQYGATITTITVPAAITAMVSMIQTPLAYSLYQKIDLANVECLNEKVDGSGVNVFKSWSERLNREECVESDCDAELIFNIPFTGDVKLKGIVIISDEELSRVKLFKSKMRMSFDDVSGEADQEFAVIHDPQGTVEYPIKPTKFLMSII
- the LOC131872748 gene encoding uncharacterized protein LOC131872748; the protein is MRLELIHGLVQLIGHSLGAHLAGFIGKNTKSKLGRIYGLDPAGPCFGAITGSLYPSSKRLAPSDAEEVVTIHTNTALLGIDKPLGRQSVFVEGGSVQPGCKGGGVFKSISALTWDGGDFDTIACSHSRAPNLLTYQHDQTESDDDCQLVA